ATTTGCACTTTAAAAGCAATTTTTAATTGAGATATCCTAATGCTATAATTAAATAAAGAATGGTTAGCGAAGGATAATTCTGCTCCTCCTTGCAAAACTATATAGTTTTTGCCTAAAAAGCATGCTTCCTGACTTAGCTATCATACCTTCCAACTCAGATGCTGCATCTCTTTGACTAGACCAACAGCAAGGTAATTTTCAAAGATGAATGCTAATAATGCGAGGTTGAAGTTAGTAGCTAGGATTAGGATATCTCTTTTTCTAATTGTTCTCCTATTATCTATGAAAGGTGGTGATAACATGAAGAACAATATTTTATCAACTTTGTTTGTTGGTATTGATGTTAGTTCTAAGACTAATGTCTTATGTGCTCTCGATTTTCAAGGTAATAAACTTCTCAACCTAAAGGCTTCGAATAACAATCCTGGTGCCGAATCTATGTTAAAAAGCATCTTGGAATGTTTAAATTCTAATAACCTTAAATATGCTGTTATTGCCTTAGAATCTACTTCTATCTATAGTGTTCATGTGGCTAATTTCTTATCTTCACATGAGAATTTAGCCTTGTTTGAACCTAAAGTCTATTGTCTTAATCCAAAGACTATTGTTAACTATAGAAAGTCTTTTGTGGACATGGATAAAACAGACCCACTGGATGCATATGTTATTGCTGATTTTGCCAGATGCGGAAGAATTACCTCTTCTCCTTGGCGTGGTTCTCAGTTTCTTGCTCTACAAAGGTTAACCAGGCATAGACTTCATTTAGTTGAATGCATTACACGTGAAAAAACTTATATGATTTCTAACATATATCTAAAATTTAGTCAATTAGCAGTTTTAGATAAGGAAGATAAACCATTTTCTGATAAATATGGTGCCACCTCTGCCGCTGTTTTAACAGAGTTTTTATCCTTAGATGATATTACCTATTCTTCGATTGAAGATTTAGTTGCTTTTATCAAAGAAAAAGGTAAGAATCGATTTAGTAATCCTAATAAAACAGCTAAATTACTACAAAAAGCTGCTAGGGATTCTTATCGATTAGATAAAGTATTATATGAACCTTTAAATGTTTCAATTGCTTCTTCTTTTAACCTCATTAAAGCCTTTGAACGTGAGGTTAAAACTATTGATAAAGCTATTGAAAAGAATATTAAAGGCATTAATACTACTGAATATCAATCTCTAAAGTCTATTCCTGGTATTGGTCCCGTATTAGCTAGTGGTATCTTAGCAGAGATTGGTTCTATTAGTGTATTTGGTTCTCATAATGCTTTAGCTAAATATGCAGGTCTAACCTGGCGGGTTAACCAATCAGGAGATTACACCTCTGACAATACGAGCATGACTAAAACTGGCAATAAATATCTTAGATATTATTTAATTGAATCTGCTAATAGTGTTAAAAACAATGTGCCTGAATACAATAAATATTACCTTAAAAAATTCGGTGAAGTGACTACTCACCAGCATAAACGAGCACTCGCACTTACATCTCGTAAATTAGTACGCCTGATTTTTGGATTGCTGACCAAGAATCAAATCTACTCCAGCGATAAAGTTGGAGAGACACAATAAAATATTTTTATTCCAATAGCCTATTTTTTGGTAAATAACCATAGGTTTTATTGAAGTTATCCTTTTTTAATCATTTCGCTTGTTTTATTTAGAAATTTGTTCTTGACATATTACCAGATTGCTCTTTAAGACATCACATCTAATTCTAGTATATTTTAGTTGAATTTTCAACAAAAAGAATGTATAATATTCGTGAGTCTAATATATCGTATAACGATACTATAATTTGGAGTGAAAAGTATGAAAAAAATTGAAAAAGCGGAGAAGATTTATGAGTACATTAGAGAATGTGAAAAAATAATTCATAGAAAAGGACATGAAATAGCACAAGAGCATAATTTAACAATAGATCAGTATCATATATTGGTTGTACTTAACCATTCTCAATTAACACCAACTATTGGTGAAATTGCTGATAAATTTTGTAAAGCACAAAACACCATGTCAGAGAGAATATCTAGACTTGAAGAAAAAAAATTAGTTGAAAGAATTAATGATTTAGAAGACAGAAGAATTACAAGAGTTAATATTACTAAAGAAGGTAAAGAGTTAGTAGAAACTATTAGGAAAGAAAGGAGTAGTGTTTTTGTTTTAAATGCTATTGCAAACATGAAGGAAGAAGATGTTGATGAACTTATTAGACAATTAGAAAATTTATATTTACATCTAGAAGAGGAGGAATAATAAATGATTAAAAAGTTTGTTTCATATTACAAACCACATAAGAAATTATTTATTCTTGATATGGTATGTGCATTTTTTATAGCTATATTAGATTTAGTATTTCCAGTGGTTACTAAAAATTTTATTAATGACTATATTCCAAATGGAAATGTATCTTTAATGATTAGATGGACAATTTATTTAGCATTACTTTTTATACTAAGATATATTGCACAGTATATTGTAAACTATTGGGGGCATGTTGTAGGCGTTAGGATTGAGCACGATATGAGAAGAGATATATTTGAACACCTTCAGACATTGTCCTTTACTTATTTTGACAAAAATAAAACTGGGCATATCATGTCTAGGATAGTTAATGATTTAAGAGAAATAACAGAACTTGCTCATCATGGCCCTGAGGATTTATTTATATCTCTTGTTATGTTGATAGGTACTTTTATCATTCTTGTAAGAATTGAGTGGAGATTGACTTTAATAATATTTGCTTTTGTTCCAATAATGATATGGTTTGCAATTTCTAAGAGAAACAAAATGTCAGAGTCATTTAGGCAAGTTAGAAAGAAAATAGCCAATGTAAACTCACAACTAGAGAATAGTATTTCAGGAATAAGAGTAGCTAAATCTTTTACAAATGAAGATTATGAAATAGATAAGTTTGCTGAAGGAAATGAAGCGTTTATGGAAGCTAGGGAAGCTTCATATAAGGTAATGGCAGAGTTTATGTCTGGTATTAACTTTATGTCAAATATATTAAATCTAATCGTACTAAGTGTTGGTGGCTTATTTGTCTATAAAGGAATTATAAAATATGGTGACTTGGCAGCTTATATATTGTTTGTAAATCATTTCTTACAACCAATAAGAAGACTTACTGAGTTTGCCCAGCAATATCAAGATGGAATGACAGGTTTTGAAAGATTTATGGAAATAATGAATATTGAACCTGATATTGTTGATAGCAAGAATTCAGTTGCATTAGAAGATGTTAAGGGAGAAATTGATTTTGAAAATGTTTCATTTAGTTATAATAATGGCAAGGAAACAGTTCTCTCAGGAGTAAATTTAAATATTGATGCAGGAAAGACGGTGGCAATAGTTGGCCCATCTGGAGCTGGAAAAACCACATTATGTCACTTAATTCCAAGATTTTATGAAATAGATGAAGGGAAAATAAGTATTGATGGAATAGATATAAAGGACATAAAGCTTAAATCTCTAAGAAAAAATATTGGTTTAGTTCAGCAAGATGTATTTTTGTTTACAGGAACAATAAAAGACAATATACTATATGGAAATCCAAATGCAACTGATGAAGATATAATTGATGCAGCTAAAAGAGCTAGTATCCATGATTTTATTGAAACTTTACCAAATGGATATGATACCTATATTGGAGAAAAAGGAGTTATGTTATCTGGAGGACAAAAACAGAGGATATCTATAGCAAGAGTATTTTTAAAAAATCCTCCTATATTAGTATTAGATGAAGCTACATCTGCCTTAGACAATCAAACAGAAATAGCTATACAGAAATCATTAGAAGAACTATCTCATGGTAGAACAACATTGGTTATAGCCCATAGATTATCAACTATAAAAAATGCAGATGAGATTGTTGTATTAAGCAGTGAAGGTATTGAAGAAAGAGGTAGACATGAAGAACTTCTTGAATTAAATGGCATATATGCTGAACTCTATGAATCACAATTTAAAGCTTTGTAGTAGTAGACAAGTTTCAAAAGTACCTCCCCATTCATATCATAATATTGTAATATAAATGGGGAGGTTATGTAATGGATAATAATTATAATATTCCATATCCAGAGCTGTACTATCGGATATATCCTAAAGTAGTAGATGTGGTAAACAAAAATGTTGGTTTTACTCAAATGGATGAAATTATCTCACAAGACAAAGTGGACAATATGGTAAATGAAGTGTATGAACAGATGTTAGAAGAGTGTCCAGAAATAGGTGAAGATCCTATGGAAAGAAGACAGAGAATGCCAAGATTTAGGGCTATGCAAAGACCTTTCTATGGTAGAGGAAGGCTTTTAAGAGACATAATATCAATAATACTTATATCAGAATTGCTTAGAAGGAGGAGTCCCTACAATAACTATGGACCAGGGTACGGTTATGGGCCAGGGTATGGATATGAACCTTGGTATTAGTATGAAATAAGCCTTTAGGGCTTATTTTTTTTGACTCATTTTATAACATAGGAGATAAGAATCCAAATTTAAATATAAAAAGAGGTTTTATATGATATTTATAGAATATTAATAATAATATTAAATGGTAGGTGATATTATGAAATATAATATGTACTTAATTATTATTGGAATTATGGCACTGATTGTATTTACAATTATTATTGTTAAAGATGTAAAAAGGAGAGAAAGAAGAGATTATGTTATAGCATATTTACCTATTAACTTTGGAAAGTACTTTTCAATGTTTATAAGCTATTTTTTAATTGCCTATTTTAGTATTAATTTCTTTGTGAGAGATATGAAGGAATTGTATACAAGTTTGTCACCAAAATATGTTGATAGTATTTATAATCTATTAGATCCTAAAATATTAGATGCAATTGCAAATAGATTATTAAATGATGGCGAAGATGTATTAGCTATTCAGACATTTAGATTAGCAGGGAAAAGTAAGAATTTCTATACCGGATTATTGCTTATCATAATTGGAATTTATTATATTTATACATGGTTAACTAGGGATGAGATATGGGAAGAGGGGATTTATTATGATGGATCTACTTTGTTTTGGGAAGAGATAAAAGATTATAAATGGGAAAAAGAAACAAAGAAGAAGAATGGAGATATTGTAGTCAAGTATTGTAAATTAAATTTAGGTGTATATAAAAGTAAAGTAGGAAAGGCCATAACTAATGAGGATACTAATCCATTGATACTAAAGGTTTATAAAGAAGATAAAGAGAAAGTAGACGAGTTCTTAAGTAGAAAAATACTTCAATCGTAACTTATTTGTAACTTATATTTCCTAACTTGGTAGTATAATATAGTTGTAGGATGATTTTTCTAAAAGAGAAATATAAGAGGGGGATTTAAATGAAAAGGAAAATATCTATTTTATTGGTATTGACAATGATTTTAACTTTCATTCCATTTAGTTCATTTGCACAACAAAATTTTGATAAACAATTAAAAGAAGCTATTGTCAAAAGTAAAAAGCTATTTAATATTGGCAGTGAATATGACAAGTTTGAACATAATATCAATTCTTATGATGAAAATACAGTATTTTATTTAAACTGGTCAGACAGCAAGGGGAAATTAGGTAATATTGATGTTTCTATTACAGTAGATGGAACAGTTTTAAGCTATGGGAAGTGGAAACCTTATTTTGGAGATAATAAGCCAAAACTTCCAAAGGTAAGTAAAGAAGAAGGACTTAAAATAGCAAAAGACTTTATAAAAAAGGTTAATCCTGAATTTGCAAGTAATATTAAATATGTAGATAATGATGAAATTTTAAATCCAAATTCGGATAGTTATTATTATTATTTTGTAAGAACTGTTAATGGTATTCCTTTTAATGAAAATTCTATTGACATATCTGTAGACAATACTACAGGAGAAGTAAAAAATTATTATACAAATTGGGATATGAATATAGCATTTCCAGATGCAAAAGATATGATTTCTGCAGAAAAGGCAAAAGAATTATATAAGGAAAAAATCGGTTTAAAGCTTTTAATTAAGTCTAGTTATAATTTTGATTTAGATGGTCAAAAAGAGAATAAATATTTGGCCTATGGACCATTGGATACTAATTTAGGTATCAATGCAAAAAATGGAGAGGTTACTTTCTATTCTAATTATTATAGAGCTTATGACAAAGCTGAAGGTGCGAAAGGCGTAGAAGAAGCAGAATTAAATCCAGATGAACAAGAAGCGGTAGATAGTATTTCAGGCCTTATTTCAAAAGAAGAAGCTGAAAAAGTTGGTAGAGAATTACTAAAAATAGATTCAGAATATAAAATTGAGTATATTAGTTTGCATAAGAATTGGAGAAATAAAAATGATTATACATGGAATATAAGTTTCATTAAAAAAGTAGATTCAAAAGATTTCTATGCAAGTATTGGTATAGATGCAAAGACTAAGGAACTTGTACAGTTTGATAAATTTGGTTATGTAGATCCAAGTAAAAAAGTACAATACAAAGAAGCTGAAGCTCTAAAGATTGCAAAGGAATACATCACAAAGATGAATCCTGATAAAGTTAATCTTATTGAGTATAAAAAGAACTATAATTATTATATACCAGTAGAAGAAGAGCAAACAGAATATAGATTTGAATTTGTAAGAAAAGAAAAGGATGCATATGTTGTAAATGATTGTATAGAGGTTTCAGTTGATACAAGAGATGGAAGTATAAACGAATACAGAATTAGTTGGGGTAAAGACAAATTACCATCTCAAGAGAAGGTAATAGCAATTGATAAAGCTTATGATATATTGTTTAATGAAATTGGAATGGAACTTAAATATATTAATCCTGATAGATATGATGGTAATTATTCAACAGAAAAGAAAGAAGCTATATTAGTATATGGCCTTAAGAATGAAAAACCAGCAAATATTGATGCTAACACTGCTACAATATTAGATTATCAAGGGAAGCCTTTTAAGGAACCTACATTAGTTAGCTATAGTGATATTGATAAAAGTTATGCAAAGGAAAAAATAAATATTTTAGCTCAATATGGTATAGCATTACCTGGAGATGAATTTAAGCCAAGTGATAAGATGGTTCAAAGTGATTTCTTATATTTATTAGCTAAAGCAAATGGTTCTTATTTTGAATTAGATGATTCAAAAGATACTATATACAATTATTTAATCAATATGGGAATTGTAAAAGAAGATGAAAAGGCTCCAGAAAAAATAATCACTAAAGAAGAAGCAATCAAATATATAATAAGAGCATTAAAATATGATAAAGTTGCTGATTTAAATGAAATATATAAAGAGCTATTTAAAGATACAAAAGATATCAATCCTGAGCTTAAGGGATATGTGTCTATTGCCTATGGACTTAAAATAGTAGAGGGAAACAATGGTTACTTAAACCCTAAGGCTGAACTAAAAAGAGAAGATGGCGTAAATATGATTTTTAATTATCTATTTAACAACTAAATAGCAGAGAGGTGGGGGACAGTTTTCTGTCTCCTTATTTTTTTGTAATTATTTTGCAACTTTTAATTGTCTAATTAATGGTATAATATTGGTGGAAGGTGGTGTGATTATGAACAATAAGATATATTCAATATTAGTTGTTGAAGATGAGGATTCTATAAGGAAATTCATCAAAATCAACTTAGAGAGAGAAGGATTTGATGTAGTAGAAGCGGCTACTGGAGAAGAGGGCTTAGAAAAAGCTAGATTGGGTGAAATTGACATAGTGGTATTAGATATAATGCTACCTGGCATAGATGGA
This genomic interval from Anaerosalibacter sp. Marseille-P3206 contains the following:
- a CDS encoding ABC transporter ATP-binding protein, yielding MIKKFVSYYKPHKKLFILDMVCAFFIAILDLVFPVVTKNFINDYIPNGNVSLMIRWTIYLALLFILRYIAQYIVNYWGHVVGVRIEHDMRRDIFEHLQTLSFTYFDKNKTGHIMSRIVNDLREITELAHHGPEDLFISLVMLIGTFIILVRIEWRLTLIIFAFVPIMIWFAISKRNKMSESFRQVRKKIANVNSQLENSISGIRVAKSFTNEDYEIDKFAEGNEAFMEAREASYKVMAEFMSGINFMSNILNLIVLSVGGLFVYKGIIKYGDLAAYILFVNHFLQPIRRLTEFAQQYQDGMTGFERFMEIMNIEPDIVDSKNSVALEDVKGEIDFENVSFSYNNGKETVLSGVNLNIDAGKTVAIVGPSGAGKTTLCHLIPRFYEIDEGKISIDGIDIKDIKLKSLRKNIGLVQQDVFLFTGTIKDNILYGNPNATDEDIIDAAKRASIHDFIETLPNGYDTYIGEKGVMLSGGQKQRISIARVFLKNPPILVLDEATSALDNQTEIAIQKSLEELSHGRTTLVIAHRLSTIKNADEIVVLSSEGIEERGRHEELLELNGIYAELYESQFKAL
- a CDS encoding IS110 family transposase, which produces MKNNILSTLFVGIDVSSKTNVLCALDFQGNKLLNLKASNNNPGAESMLKSILECLNSNNLKYAVIALESTSIYSVHVANFLSSHENLALFEPKVYCLNPKTIVNYRKSFVDMDKTDPLDAYVIADFARCGRITSSPWRGSQFLALQRLTRHRLHLVECITREKTYMISNIYLKFSQLAVLDKEDKPFSDKYGATSAAVLTEFLSLDDITYSSIEDLVAFIKEKGKNRFSNPNKTAKLLQKAARDSYRLDKVLYEPLNVSIASSFNLIKAFEREVKTIDKAIEKNIKGINTTEYQSLKSIPGIGPVLASGILAEIGSISVFGSHNALAKYAGLTWRVNQSGDYTSDNTSMTKTGNKYLRYYLIESANSVKNNVPEYNKYYLKKFGEVTTHQHKRALALTSRKLVRLIFGLLTKNQIYSSDKVGETQ
- a CDS encoding YcdB/YcdC domain-containing protein; the encoded protein is MKRKISILLVLTMILTFIPFSSFAQQNFDKQLKEAIVKSKKLFNIGSEYDKFEHNINSYDENTVFYLNWSDSKGKLGNIDVSITVDGTVLSYGKWKPYFGDNKPKLPKVSKEEGLKIAKDFIKKVNPEFASNIKYVDNDEILNPNSDSYYYYFVRTVNGIPFNENSIDISVDNTTGEVKNYYTNWDMNIAFPDAKDMISAEKAKELYKEKIGLKLLIKSSYNFDLDGQKENKYLAYGPLDTNLGINAKNGEVTFYSNYYRAYDKAEGAKGVEEAELNPDEQEAVDSISGLISKEEAEKVGRELLKIDSEYKIEYISLHKNWRNKNDYTWNISFIKKVDSKDFYASIGIDAKTKELVQFDKFGYVDPSKKVQYKEAEALKIAKEYITKMNPDKVNLIEYKKNYNYYIPVEEEQTEYRFEFVRKEKDAYVVNDCIEVSVDTRDGSINEYRISWGKDKLPSQEKVIAIDKAYDILFNEIGMELKYINPDRYDGNYSTEKKEAILVYGLKNEKPANIDANTATILDYQGKPFKEPTLVSYSDIDKSYAKEKINILAQYGIALPGDEFKPSDKMVQSDFLYLLAKANGSYFELDDSKDTIYNYLINMGIVKEDEKAPEKIITKEEAIKYIIRALKYDKVADLNEIYKELFKDTKDINPELKGYVSIAYGLKIVEGNNGYLNPKAELKREDGVNMIFNYLFNN
- a CDS encoding MarR family winged helix-turn-helix transcriptional regulator — protein: MKKIEKAEKIYEYIRECEKIIHRKGHEIAQEHNLTIDQYHILVVLNHSQLTPTIGEIADKFCKAQNTMSERISRLEEKKLVERINDLEDRRITRVNITKEGKELVETIRKERSSVFVLNAIANMKEEDVDELIRQLENLYLHLEEEE